In the genome of bacterium, the window TCGCTACGCTCGCAAGACTTCCTGCAATGTTCTATCACCAATCTCAATCCTTCTTTCCCTTCTATCCAAAGGGGGGTACGATGTTGCTTCCGTTTCCCACAATCAATGAAAAGGCATTTTGCCTTGCTTGTTTCCTCACGGTTTATTATAATTTAAATCGTTATAAAATAATCTTTTATTGATCTACGGAGCGTTTCAAGGCGTGGCCTTATTGAAGTCATCTTCAGCGAATTCCGAATTTGATATACTCAAAATCGTCGCAAAGAAAAAACTCTCAGAATCAGATCATGCATTGGTACGTGCCGAATTGCAAAAACGGTCTATGCCTCGTCATATAGCCATCATTATGGATGGTAACGGTCGCTGGGCTAAACAACGTGGATTACCGCGAATTGCCGGGCACAACGAAGGCGTTAATTCGGTCAAAGATATCACGGAGGGTTGTGGTGAACTGGGCATCGAAGCGCTGACACTGTATGCTTTCAGTCAAGAAAATTGGAAACGCCCAAGCTGGGAGGTTTCGGCCTTGATGAAGCTGCTTATGCGTACGATCCTCAATCAGATTGATAGCCTTAATCGTCAAAATGTACGAGTTAAAACGATCGGCCATATAGATATGTTGCCTGCCGGTACGCTAAATCAGGTAGAAAAAGCGATTGAAATAACTAAAAATAATACAGGCTTGGTGCTCAATCTCGCTTTGAGTTATAGCGGTCGTATTGAAATTCTCGACGCCGTAAAACGGCTTTATCAAGAGGCTGCGCGAAAAAAAACATTGATGGATTCGCTGGACGAATCGGTATTTGCTAAGTATCTGGATACCTTTGATCTGCCGGACCCGGATCTTGTAATACGAACGAGCGGAGAATTTCGTGTAAGTAACTTTTTACTTTGGCAGATTGCGTATGCCGAATTGTATATAACGGATATCTATTGGCCGGATTTTCGCAAACCTCAGCTGTACAAGGCCATATTGGATTATCAAAAACGCGAACGGCGTTTCGGAAAAGTAAGCGAGCAGATCGCGGAAGAAAAAAAAGAAAAATAATAACATTTTATCGTATACCCACGTAACTCAGTATGTATCAATATCCGGAGACAACGAATCACGTAATGAAACTTGCAAAAATCATCGTCATCACCGCCTTTTTGCTCTGCTTAGGAAGTAACCGTGCATCTGCTTTGTTTGCGCAGTCCGGAGCCAAACCTAAAATCGCATCCATTAAAATCGAAGGCAATATCAAATCCGATCCGGAATTAATTGTCATTGCCACAGGCCTGTCGGTAGATCAAGAGTTTAACCTGGATGATATTCAGAAAGCCATGGAAAATCTATGGCAAATGAATGTCTTCAAAGACATTCAGGTTTTTGGTGAACAAACAGAAAACGGCATTGCCGTCGTATTTGAAGTTAAAGAGTATCCGCGTCTGGAAAATCTTGAAATAAACGGAACGGATGAAATTGAAGAAAAAGATGTCCGATCCAAATTTGGTTTGTTCAATGGTCAGACGGTAAGCCCGCAACATATCAAAAAAGCTACCGAACGCGTGCGCCAGCTTTATGCTAGCGAAGGGTATCGCAATGTTGAAATTGATGTAAAGTCTTATAATTCGGAAACGGATACCGGCAAGGTTTTACTCAAAATCGAAATTGAAGAAAATGATAAGGTGAAGATTCGCGGCATAACATTTCACGGGAATAAGGCCTTTAGCAATGGTAAATTGGAGGGGGCCTTTGATGATACTAAGGCCAAACGCGGGTTCTGGAAATGGTTTAAGAGCGGTGATTTTGATGAAAAGAAATATAACGAAGACCTTAAGAAGTTGTTGATGTTTTACAAGAAGAGAGGTTTTCGTGATATCCAAATTATGAAGGATTCAGTGTATTACGCACAGAACAACAAGGATCTGCATATCGATATTTGGGTTGAAGAAGGGGTTAAGTATCACATCGGTAATATTTCGTTTACCGGCAATACACTTTTTTCTGGAGACGAACTTACGGCGGCATTGGGCTTTGAACGCGGTGATGTGTATGATCAAGAAAAATATGACCGCAACATGCAGGAGCGAGTAAATGCCTTGTATTATGATAGGGGTTATATTTACGCCCAACTTGTTCCGATTGAGCGACCATCTAATAAGGATACGCTCAATCTTGAATTTGTAGTCACTGAAGGCAATCAAGTTGATATCGAGCGTGTGGAGATACGTGATAATACTAAAACAAAAGAAAAAGTTATTCGCCGTGAAACGGTGGCCTATCCGGGTGAAAAATTTAGTCGTGATGCGTTGATTCGCACACAGCGTAACTTGATGGTGCTGAATTATTTTGAAACGGTTATACCTGACGTACAACCCGTGAGCCAGGACAAAGTAAACGTCATCATTACCGTAAAAGAGAAGCCGACAGATACAGCCAATCTTTCAATAGGCTATAGTGCTCAGGACGGGTTGATCGGTTCTGCCGGTGTGGCGTTTAATAATTTTTTAGGCAACGGCCAGGTCGTAAACCTCAACTTACAGTTAGGCGGTGCCGGATATAAAGTGTTTTCTATAGGGTTTCAGGAGCCCTATTTATTTGATACGCGCACTTCGTTCGGTGCCAGTATGTATTATTCGATTGATGGTAATCGCCGCGCACAGTATGTCGGCTATAAGAGCCAAAGTTATGGCGGCTCCGTTAACTTCGGTCGTCGCCTCAAGTGGCCCGACGATTTTTTTACGGCGAGCTGGTCTGTTGCTTATGGTAATTCAAAACTTAAGCCTTTGAGCACGAGTCAAGTGTCAGACTATATTGCGTACGGCCATACTCAATCTGTGACGTTATCGCAGGTAATAAATCGTGACAGCCGCGATGCCGCGGAGTTTCCAAAAACCGGTTCGGTTTTCACATTGACATCCGATATCGGTTTCTTTTCTATTGATACGGTCGGCTATTTGAATTCGCTGCGTGTATTACCGAAAAATTTCTTCAAAAACACGTTCCGCGCTCAAAATTATATGCCGTTATTTTGGAATTTTGTCTTTTATACGGACTTTACGATGGGTTATGTGCGCACATTTAGATCTACCTCATCGGTGGAGGACATTCCGCAATTTGATCGCTTCTACATGGGCGGCGGTGCGCTGGATATAGGTTCTATCCAAATGCGCGGATACGGCGGAAGAAAAGTCGGCGGTCAAGCGGTGACTGAAAGCGGCATTTCGTATCCGATCGGAGGAACGTCAATGGTTAAGTACTCTGCAGAAATCCGGTTGCCCGTGATTCCGAACCCAACAATGTTTATTTTGGGCTTCGCTGAAGCGGGTAATGTGTTTCAATCATTAAAAACTACTGATCCCTTCCAAGTCAAACGTTCTATTGGTTATGGTTTCCGCTTATTTATGCCGCTTGTAGGGGTGATCGGTTTGGATGTAGCCTATGGCCTTGATCGAAAGGATAAGAGCCGTAACTTCCCCAAACTTCACTTTCAGCTTGGGCAGCAGTTTTAGTTAAAAGGGTCTTTTATGAAATACTTAGTTTGGATGAGTTTACTTTTCTCCTTTAGTCCTGTATATATAGGCGATGTGTACGCACAGGGTAAAATGGGTTATGTAGACTTTCAATATCTTATAACACAAATCCAGTCGGTGCAAGACGTGCAGACGGAGCTGGAAAAATTATCACGTGATTGGACAGATCGGCTTTCGGCGATGGAAGACAGTGTGGCATTAATCGAAAAAGATTATGAAGCATTGAGTATCACCTTGACCAAAAGCGGCAAAAATGTGTTAGAGAAGAATATTGCCGATGCTAAACAAAAGATTTTAGTTTACCGTGAGCAGAAATTTTCTCCTGTAACGGGTGAATTATACAAAAAACAACAGGAATTACTGCAGCCCATATTAGACAAAGTGAAACGCGCCATAGACAACGTACGATTGAAAGAAAAATATGATGTTGTTTTTGACATCTCAACAGGTAACCCGGTTTCTATTGATAAACGTTTCGATTTGACATTGCTTGTTCTGGAAGAATTGCCGGCTGTCGGTTTAACGACTGTTCAAATCGAAGGACGGGGAACGGATTCAAACTTGAAAGCGCCAGGTACAAATCCAGCCAACCGCACGCCTTCGGGGCGAAGCTCTAAAGGTACAACCAATGAAACAAGTAAGCCTGTAAAAGAGAACGATTCAGACCCTGCAATCAAAGATAACTAATCTACATTTCCATATTAAAGGAGAATATCCGTGAAAAAAACAATGATAGCGATTCTCATGTTGACTCTGGGAATAAATGCGGTGTTAAAGGCACAAGGTAAAATTGGCTATGCCGATTCTCAGAAAATTTTGCAATCCTTGAAAGAAACCGAGACTGTTCAAACTAAATTACAAGCCGAACAAGAACGCATTTATAAACAATTTCAATACATGCAGGATTCCTTGCAAACGATGCAGGAAGACTATGTGAAAAATTATCGAGACAACCCGCTGATCAAAGATAACATCAAACAAACGTTCCAAAAAGGTATGGAAGAACTCGCCTACCTGATCCAGAATTCGCAGCAAAAATATCAGGAAGAAATGTATAAGAAACAGCAAGAACTGATGGCTCCGATTTTGGATAAAGTGAAAAAAGCGATTGAAACAGTTCGCAAAGCTAAAGGTTATGATATGATTTTGGACAGCTCGCCAGGTATGATTTTGGCGTATGATCCTCAATTGGACATGACCCAAAAAACGATTGATGAATTAATTCGTATGGCCACGGCAGCCCCTACCACGGGAACAGGCGGAAAATAAAAATTTGATTTAAAGACAAAAAAATGGAAACTTCAATTGAGGTTTCCATTTTTTATTTATTGAGGGTGGATGGCGTCGCGAAGTAATAAATTTTCCGACATTGCCAAATTATTAGAGCGGTCGTTTGTCGGGTCGGATTCTGAAATAACCGGATTCAACGTACCCATGTACGCTTTGGAATCGGAAGTGATTTTTTTGTTTCAAAAAAAATATGTCCCCCAAGCGATTTCCGGCAATTCAAAATTTTGGATTGTTTCGGAAAAAGTTTTTACAAAAGATTTAGCTGATCAATGTTTGAAAAAAAACACGACTTATATTTTATCCAAAGATCCTTATGAAGATATCATAAAGGTACTGACATGGTGGATTGCTCAAAGGGCTCATCGTAGAGGTAACGCGCGTAAAAGAAAAAGTAATCTATCTACCGGTGTAAAAACTCATAGATCGTCCGTCATAGGTTATGATACGATTATAGGCAGGGGGACATTGGTATCTGCTCATGCTGTCATCGGAAATCATGTGCGTATTGGAAAAGAATGTGTCATTTATCCCAATGTCACCATTTATGATAATACGATCATAGGCGACCGAGTGATCGCTCATGCCGGAAGTGTAATCGGCAGCGATGGGTTTGGTTTTCATAAAACGAAAGAAGGATATTTGAAAATTCCGCATGTTGGACGCGTTGTGATCGGCGATGATGTTGAGATCGGGGCTAACTGTTGTATAGATCGCGGAACCGTCGGCGAAACAAAAATCGGGCATGGATGCAAATTGGATAATCTTATCCAGATCGGACATAATGTGGTTATCGGTCCGCATACTGTAATTGCCGCGCAAGCCGGCGTCGCAGGTAGTACGCGTATCGGCGACCATGTAACTATCGCCGGGCAGGCTGGACTTGTCGGCCACATTAATATCGGCGATCGCGCAGTAATTGCTGCACAGGCCGGTGTAATTGGTTCCGTGGATGAAAATACAACCGTGTCCGGATATCCCGCACGCGAACATCATGTGGCGTTGCGGCGCGAAGCTACTCTCAAAAAAATAATAGAACAATACGATCAAAAAGATAAAGTGTAAAGCCTATGCAAGAAGTTACCGATGACGGATTAGCGAGACCACGCAAAGTACCGGAAGACCTGGATTTGGATATTTCTCTCCGTCCGTCCCGTTTTGATGAATTTGTGGGACAGCAACGGATTATCAACAATCTTAAAGTGTTTATCGAGGCGGCGAGATTACGCGGCGAAGCTTTGGATCATGTTTTATTATCCGGGCCGCCAGGCCTTGGAAAAACGACGTTATCTCATATCGTAGCGCACGAATTAGGTGTGCATATCAAAATAACCTCCGGCCCGGTCTTAGACAAAGCCGGTGATCTTGCGGGCATTCTGACCAATCTGGAAGAACGTGATGTGCTTTTTATTGATGAAATTCATCGTCTCAATCCGATCGTTGAAGAATATTTATATTCGGCCATGGAAGATTTTCAACTCGATATTGTCATTGATAAAGGCCCGAGTGCGCGTACCATTCAGTTGACGTTGCCGCATTTTACATTGATCGGAGCGACGACGCGGGCAGGACTTATCACCGCACCATTACGTTCACGTTTCGGTATTACTTCGCGGTTGGATTATTACAACGATAAAGATTTGGCGCACATCGTCACCCGTTCCGCTGAAATTTTACAAGTGGACATAGATGCCAGCGGTGCTAATGAAATAGCAAGCCGTTCGCGCGGTACGCCGCGAATTGCCAATCGGCTTTTAAAACGTGCGCGGGATTTTGCGCAGGTGCGCGGTAAAAAAATCATTGATAAAGAAATCGCCGATTATGCCTTAAAAGCACTCGAAGTGGACGAGCATGGTTTGGACGAAATGGATAAACGCATTTTATCTAATATTATTGAACGCTTTAATGGTGGACCGGTGGGTATTGATAATATCGCCATAGCCGTCGGCGAAGAAAGCGGAACCATCGAAGAAGTTTACGAACCGTTTCTGATTCAAAAAGGTTTCCTAAAGCGTACACCACGTGGTAGAGAAGTTACCAAATTGGCCTACGATCATCTGCGTATTCGACCTAGAAAAACTTCTCAGCAGGCCGGTTTAGATCTGGAAGAATGATCGCCGAAAATCTAATTGACTGTCAAGAGATCCTTGAGTGCGCGGGTTGTTTCACGGGGGTTTACGGATAGACCGATCGCGGATATTACAGCAATCCCATCAACTCCGCATGCGAGAACTTCTTTAACATTATTTTGGTTTATACCGCCGATCGCTACTACAGGTAACTTTACCAAATCCCGAATTTGTTTTAACCCCGTTGTACCGATAATGCCGGCTATATCTTTTTTGGATGCCGTCGGGAAAACAGTGCCGACGCCGATATAATCCGCGCCCGCGGATTCGGCCGTTTGCGCTTCCAGTTGCGTGTGGGTTGAAATTCCAATAATTGCCGAATCGCCTAATATCTTACGCGCTGCTTCGATGGTAATATCCTCTTGCCCGAGATGTATGCCTTCCGCACCGATAGCCGCGGCAACTTCTATACGATCATTGATGATCAGCGGAATATTTTTGCTATATGTTACGTGGTGAATTGTTCGCCCTAACGCAATCATCGCATTGACAGAAAGATTTTTTGCTCGCAGTTGTACGAACGTGACACCGCCTTGAATAGCTTCTTCGACTACAGAACATATTTTGCCTGCGGGTATCATGCCGACATCAGCAATAAAATATAAGCTTACGTTTAATCGTTTATTCATAACACATCACAATAAAAAACTCCCGACAGGTAATGCCGGGAGTTTTTTTGAAACATAACAAATATTAAATAGTCTGGTTTTCGTCGAAATTTTCGAGATGGTATGCGACGCGTTGCAGATACTGTCCGCCGAGAGCGCCGTCCACGACACGGTGGTCGTAAGAGAGCGATGCATACATGATTGGGCGTATTACGATCATATCTTCGCCATCATCGGTAGTGATCACTACAGGACGTTTTTTGATCGTGCCAACGCCCATAATTGCAACCTGAGGTTGATTGATGATAGGGAAGCCTACCGTCGTACCGAAAACACCCATATTGGTCAACGTAATCGTTCCATCCTGAATATCTTCGGGGCGAAGCTTTTTAGAGCGTGCGCGTAGAGCGAGATCATTCGTTGCGCGGCAAATGCCTACTAAGTTCATCGCATCGGCATCTTTGATCACCGGTACGATCAGCGCCGTATTATTTTCGATAGATACCGCCATACCCACATTGGTGTAGTTTTTCTTCACGATGGTATTACCGTCAACGGAGATATTGATCATCGGAAAATCTTTGATCGCGCGCACCATCGCATCAATGAGGAACGGGGTAAAAGTAAGTTTGAATCCTTCGCGCTTTTCAAAAGCCGATTTGTATTTATCGCGAAAACGTACGACGCGGCTCATATCAATTTCCGTCATCGAATACACGTGTGCGGAAGTGTCAATACTCCGGCGCATGTGCTCAGCAGTAATGCGGCGTATATTATTCATTTCGATGAGTTCCGAGCGTTCTTTATTGTATCCGTATTTAACATCGGAAACCTGTTTAGCCGGTGCGGCCGCTGTAGATGCGGATGTTGTCGCCGTGGCAGCAGGACGAACACCGCCTTTGGGACGTTTAGCTAAATAGGCGAGTACGTCATTTTTACTTACACGATGATTAAGCCCGGTTCCGGCGATCGAATCCAGCTCCTGCATCGAAAGCCCTTCAGCTTTTGCGATGGAACGTACGAGCGGTGAATAAAAGCGATTGCTCTCGCCTTTAACCATGCCGCCGCCGGCATTTACAGTAGCTGCGGGAGTCGCTGACGCCGTGATTTGGTTCTGTTTCTGGAAATCTTCAATAGAACTAGAAAAATGCATTTTTTCTTCGGTTTTGGGCGTCGGTGCGGCCGTTGTTGAAGCGGCGACCGTAGCGCCTTCGGCACCAATACGTGCGATCAAAGTTCCAACAGCCACGGTTGTACCTTCAGGAACGATAATTTCCGTAATAACGCCGGATGCCGGAGAAGGAATTTCAGAATCTACTTTATCAGTGCTGATTTCGAGGACAGTTTCATCTTTGGCCACCTTGTCGCCGGCTTTTTTATGCCATTTCAAAATTTTACCTTCGGCAATACTTTCACCCATTTGAGGCATGACCATATCTACCGAGGCCCCACCGGAAGCAGGCTTTGAAGCAGGCGTGCTTTGTGCGACAGGAGCTGTTTTGGACTCAACCTTAGGAGAAGGTGTAGATGCCGACGATGCGACCGAGGCGTTAGCATCAGTTTCGATACGTGCGATCAATGCGCCAACAGCGACGGTAGTACCTTCAGGAACGATGAGCTCAGCAATAATGCCCGATGCGGGCGAAGGGATTTCCGAGTCCACTTTGTCGGTGCTGATTTCAAGGACTGTTTCGTCTTTGCTTATCTTATCGCCGACTTTTTTGTGCCATTTCAGAATTTTGCCTTCGGCAATACTCTCGCCCATCTGGGGCATGACCATATCCACTTTTGCCATGAGTAACGCTCCTTAATTGATCATGTATGTAATATTGTATATTCTTCGAATTAAGCGGGGCAAAGTATCAAAAAAGAGTTTCACTTTCAATACCAATTTACCCTTGTCAGCGATGCTTCCATTCCGGTTTTCGCTTTTGCATAAAAGCGGTAATACCTTCTTCGATATCGTGCGTTTTGACCAGCTCTTGGAGGTATATGTTTTCAGCCGTATCAAGTGCGGTAGTGAAGGGTTTATCCGCGCCGGCCAGCAGTGCTCGTTTGGTTTGTTTTAGTACGGTACCGCTGAGGGCATTCAGATTTTGTAAAAGCGTATCGGTTGCGGATGGAAGTTCATCGGGCGGCACCACCTTGTTGATCAAACCGAGCGATAACGCCTCGTGCGCCGTGATATTTTCACCCAGCATGCAAATTTCCATCGCGCGACGAAACCCTATTTTTTGTGGTAGCCATGCCGCAGCAACCGGAGGGTAGCATCCTACTTTGATTTCAGGTTGGCCAAAAATAGTCGAATCGGATGCAATTACGAAATCACAGAAAGTAGCCAATTCCATACCGCCTCCGAGGCAATAGCCGTGGACAGAAGCAACGGTGATTTTATCGGAATTAGCCAAAGTGCGAAAAATATGATGAAACGATTTCAACATACTGTTGATCTTGTCCAACGTGTGATCCTTGATGTCAACGCCGGTTGAAAACGCTTTATCACCTGCACCGCGAAACACAATCGTTGTTACATCCGGGTTGCTTGTGATTTTATCTAATGCGACGTTTAGTTCATCAATCATGGACAGATTGATGACATTGACCGGTGGGCGATTGAGCGTCACGTGCGCTTCGCGCGCATGATGGTCGACACGTATCGTTGTATAATCCATAGATGCTCCGTGATTATTCGTTGTACAAAACTTCGACTAATACATCGCCGATTTGTTGCAGGCTCTCGGCACTGCATTTATCGGGCGTATCATCCATCGTGTGGTGGTAACGGTTGCTGTCATCCGGATAATCAAAATCTATGATGTTAATGCATTTGATGCCGATCCGAAGCAGCGGTATATGGTCGTCATAAACATTGCTTTCAATCGTTTTACGAAAAGCCGGTTTTTCAAGACGTTTGGCGGCATCCCAGACTTTATTCACAATGTCCTTTGCGCCGGTGTACGAATTTTGTTCAATCGGTAAATCCAGATTTTTATCACCGATCATATCAAGCAGAATGGCAAAGTCCGGAAAATATGTTTTATTGTTCTTTGCAAAATATTCCGATCCGATACAATAAGCATTGAGACTATCCGGTTTGGATTCCCAATTGTGATCGCCGTAATCTTCCAAATCAAAAAGAATAATGTCCACACCGATGTCCAGCGGCTGTTGCTTTATGGTACGCGCCATTTCAAGTAATACCGCTACACCGGACGCCCCGTCATTGGCGCCGATGATAGGCTTCATGCGATTGGCCGGATCGGGATCTTTATCGGCCCAGGGGCGTGTGTCCCAATGCGCACAAAGAAGAACGCGCTTTTTATTTTTAGGATTGAGATTGATGGACGCGATGATATTGGTGAGTTCAAATTTTTTGGTTGTATCGCGTTTGTCCGTGTAATGAAATTTCTGATGATCTACGCGATCGCAATATTTGCGCAGCTCTTCCGTCATATATTCGAGCGCTTTTTGGTGGCCTTCAGATCCCGGGTTTCGCGGGCCGATTTCGCATTGTTTTTTCAGGTAATTCATGGCCGATTGGCCGTCAAATTGCGGCTTTACTACAAACCAATGGCAGCTGTTGACCGATATCATCAGACCGGTCAAAATCAGAAGGAATAGACTGCGCATGCAAACTCCGTGTTAGGAATGTTGTTCGGGCGATGCATGATGCTTGGCCCCGTTATCAGATAGTACCGATGAAACGCTTTGGGATTCGATCACGGCATAAGCGTCATGATTATGAATACTTTCTAAATTGGTCACATCTACACGGTAACGCACGATACGTGCATCTTGCGAGAGTTTGATGGCGATGTCGCGTACCAGGTCTTCGACAAATGCCGGATGATCGTATGCGCGTTCGGTTACGTATTTTTCGTCTTCGCGTTTGAGTACGACATAGAGCTCGCTGCTGGCACATGTTTCAACAGAATAAACCAATTCTTCGATACTGAGAAAATTATCCGTTTCACACTCGGCTTTTACGGTTACAAGGCTGCGCTGATTGTGCGCACCGTATTCGGAAATAGACTTGGAACAAGGACACAACGTGGTGACCGGCACCTGTACTTCCAAGGACAACGTCATTTTATCGTGAACACAGGTCGCGTCGAGCGCAACGGTATAATCCATGAAACTTTTGGTGAGTGTGACCGGCGCTTCTTTTTCGATAAAATAAGCAAAAGTCACTCTTGCAAAAGCGCGATCCGCGTGCAACCGTTCACGCATCATATTCATGAAATAAGGCATGCTTTCGATGGATAATCCGTCCTGCCAGGCATTGAGGATTTCACCGAAACGACTCATGTGCGTACCTTTTTTATCGTGGGGCAAATCAACAGCCAAATCCCACATGGCAACGGTAGGAATGCGTCGACCTGCGGCATTGATAAAAGTCAGAGGATATTTGAGATTTTTTATGCCGACCCGTTGAATGGGCATTTTACGAAAATCGTCTCGACCTTGCGTATCTTCGATAGCGGACATTGTTTTCCTTATGTTATAGACTAACCAAATACCTCGGCGGTGATACCGAGCGTACGGATTTGAGCAGCTATTTTTTCTAATTCGGTTGCGCTTATTTTTTCGAGTGTTTTAACCGGGGTATCACGATCAATCGGATATATCATTACTTTTCGCGGTTTTATCATTTCGATGCGACGAAGCCATGCGTGAACTTCTTCCGGCGTAGTATTATCAATCACCGTGTTTTGGTGTTCGCCGCGTAAAAATAGGGTCTGAATGATTAGGTTGCCATTAAATTTTTTAAGAGTTTCCGTTATACCGTCCAGCGAAATTCCTTTATCCGGTATATCAATCCGCTGAAACATAGTTTCTGTTCCGGCATCCAATTTGAGAATGGGGTCGTCGGTTTTTTTGAGGGTATCGAATATTTCAGTTTTGTGAACACGCGTTGCATTGGTTAAAACAGCAATACGGGCATTCGGAAAGTATTTCTCACGTTTTTTACGGGTGGTGTCAATAATGGCTGAAAAATTCGGGTGTAAAGTCGGTTCGCCGTTGCCGGCAAAAGTAATGTGGTCAATGTTCTGATTTTGTTGTCGTAATGCCGATAGTTTGGACTCGAGTGCCTCGGTAAACTCTTCCAACGTCGGGATCACATCTTTGACGGAGGTATCGGTCCATCCGCATTCGCAATACACACATTCAAAATTACACACTTTACGTCCAACCGGAAGCAGATTGATCCCCAGCGATGTGCCCAATCGGCGCGTGGTAAGCGGTCCATATATTGTAGTGGCGTGTAAAAACATGCGTATCAGCTAAAAGTGGATAATTTGAAATTCTTAGGAACCGTACATTTCCGTAATATCCTCATTTTTTTGCAGCACACGAAATTCGTCCATACGGATTTCCTGTTCGCCGGTGACACGGCTAAAAATCAGATAGCGCCAGCGCATATTTTTTATTTTGGGTTTGACCTGCTCCAAAATATCGGAATTGACGACGAATTCGAGTTTGGAGAAAAAGCTATTTTTTTCTTTGTAACGGCGCACCCAACGTTCGATTTTATCAAATAGCGTGGTACGATTGCCCACGCGACCCGTACCGCTACAGGCCGGACAAGGTTCGCTGAGCGAAAACATAATACTCGGGCGGATGCGCTCGCGCGTCATCTCAATAAGACCGTATTCGTCCATAGGAAGAATGCTGAATTTGGCGCGGTCTTTTCGAAGTTCCTTTTTCATTTCTTCAAAAAGTTTTTTCTTGTTGCGCTCGTCGTGCAAATCTATAAAATCAATAACAATAAGTCCGCCGATATCCCGTAAACGCAACTGCCTGCAGGTCTCACGCGCAGCGACCATATTGACGGCCATGGAGTTTTCTTCATAAGAACCGCGTCCGATGTATTTCCCGCTGTTGACATCCACCGAAATAAGCGCTTCCGTATGTTCGATGATGATGTAACCGCCGTTTTTGAGCGGAACTTTTTTCTCGATACTTTGTTGCAGATCCTGTTCGATATTGTACAAATCAAATATCGGCTTGTTACTGCGATAGAGTTCGATACGATTGCCAAGTTGCGGTGATGTCGTCGAGATATAGTTAGAAATCGATTTGTATAATTTTTTATCATCAATAAGTACACGGGAGACATCATTGGAAAAAAGATCGCGGATGACACTGGAGACCATTTCCATATCTTTATACACGAGATTGGGTGCGGACATTTTTTGAGCTTTGGTATCAATATCGTGCCAGGT includes:
- a CDS encoding isoprenyl transferase; amino-acid sequence: MVAKKKLSESDHALVRAELQKRSMPRHIAIIMDGNGRWAKQRGLPRIAGHNEGVNSVKDITEGCGELGIEALTLYAFSQENWKRPSWEVSALMKLLMRTILNQIDSLNRQNVRVKTIGHIDMLPAGTLNQVEKAIEITKNNTGLVLNLALSYSGRIEILDAVKRLYQEAARKKTLMDSLDESVFAKYLDTFDLPDPDLVIRTSGEFRVSNFLLWQIAYAELYITDIYWPDFRKPQLYKAILDYQKRERRFGKVSEQIAEEKKEK
- the bamA gene encoding outer membrane protein assembly factor BamA → MKLAKIIVITAFLLCLGSNRASALFAQSGAKPKIASIKIEGNIKSDPELIVIATGLSVDQEFNLDDIQKAMENLWQMNVFKDIQVFGEQTENGIAVVFEVKEYPRLENLEINGTDEIEEKDVRSKFGLFNGQTVSPQHIKKATERVRQLYASEGYRNVEIDVKSYNSETDTGKVLLKIEIEENDKVKIRGITFHGNKAFSNGKLEGAFDDTKAKRGFWKWFKSGDFDEKKYNEDLKKLLMFYKKRGFRDIQIMKDSVYYAQNNKDLHIDIWVEEGVKYHIGNISFTGNTLFSGDELTAALGFERGDVYDQEKYDRNMQERVNALYYDRGYIYAQLVPIERPSNKDTLNLEFVVTEGNQVDIERVEIRDNTKTKEKVIRRETVAYPGEKFSRDALIRTQRNLMVLNYFETVIPDVQPVSQDKVNVIITVKEKPTDTANLSIGYSAQDGLIGSAGVAFNNFLGNGQVVNLNLQLGGAGYKVFSIGFQEPYLFDTRTSFGASMYYSIDGNRRAQYVGYKSQSYGGSVNFGRRLKWPDDFFTASWSVAYGNSKLKPLSTSQVSDYIAYGHTQSVTLSQVINRDSRDAAEFPKTGSVFTLTSDIGFFSIDTVGYLNSLRVLPKNFFKNTFRAQNYMPLFWNFVFYTDFTMGYVRTFRSTSSVEDIPQFDRFYMGGGALDIGSIQMRGYGGRKVGGQAVTESGISYPIGGTSMVKYSAEIRLPVIPNPTMFILGFAEAGNVFQSLKTTDPFQVKRSIGYGFRLFMPLVGVIGLDVAYGLDRKDKSRNFPKLHFQLGQQF
- a CDS encoding OmpH family outer membrane protein encodes the protein MKYLVWMSLLFSFSPVYIGDVYAQGKMGYVDFQYLITQIQSVQDVQTELEKLSRDWTDRLSAMEDSVALIEKDYEALSITLTKSGKNVLEKNIADAKQKILVYREQKFSPVTGELYKKQQELLQPILDKVKRAIDNVRLKEKYDVVFDISTGNPVSIDKRFDLTLLVLEELPAVGLTTVQIEGRGTDSNLKAPGTNPANRTPSGRSSKGTTNETSKPVKENDSDPAIKDN
- a CDS encoding OmpH family outer membrane protein, whose product is MKKTMIAILMLTLGINAVLKAQGKIGYADSQKILQSLKETETVQTKLQAEQERIYKQFQYMQDSLQTMQEDYVKNYRDNPLIKDNIKQTFQKGMEELAYLIQNSQQKYQEEMYKKQQELMAPILDKVKKAIETVRKAKGYDMILDSSPGMILAYDPQLDMTQKTIDELIRMATAAPTTGTGGK
- the lpxD gene encoding UDP-3-O-(3-hydroxymyristoyl)glucosamine N-acyltransferase, with amino-acid sequence MASRSNKFSDIAKLLERSFVGSDSEITGFNVPMYALESEVIFLFQKKYVPQAISGNSKFWIVSEKVFTKDLADQCLKKNTTYILSKDPYEDIIKVLTWWIAQRAHRRGNARKRKSNLSTGVKTHRSSVIGYDTIIGRGTLVSAHAVIGNHVRIGKECVIYPNVTIYDNTIIGDRVIAHAGSVIGSDGFGFHKTKEGYLKIPHVGRVVIGDDVEIGANCCIDRGTVGETKIGHGCKLDNLIQIGHNVVIGPHTVIAAQAGVAGSTRIGDHVTIAGQAGLVGHINIGDRAVIAAQAGVIGSVDENTTVSGYPAREHHVALRREATLKKIIEQYDQKDKV